In Romeriopsis navalis LEGE 11480, the genomic stretch GCCGCCGTCGGCTCATAACCACAGTGCACCATACAATCCTGACACTGAGGATTGCCACTCTTACGACCGTACTGACTCCAGTCCGTTGATTCGGTCAGTTCATGGAAGCTATCAACGTAGCCTTCATTCAACAAGTAGCAAGGCTTTTGCCAACCAAGGACGCTGTAGCTGGGGCTGCCCCAAGGCGTACATTCGTAGTCTTTTTCACCCGTTAGGAAATCGAGGAACAGCGGGTTGTGGTTGAAGTTCCACTTGGGCTTTTTCCCGGACTTATAGGGAGCCAAAATCTGGCGGAAAAGGTTGCGGGTTTCTTCGCGCTTCAAGAAATGCTCTTGATCCGGTGCCCATTCATAGCTATAGCCCGGTGAAATCTGCATGCCATCAATGCCAAGTTCACCCAAGAAGTCGAAAAATTCCTGCATTTCAGTAGGGTCGGCACCGTCAAAAATCGTCGTATTGGTATTCACCGCAAAGCCCTTCGCCTTCGCAGCTTTAATCGCTTTAATCGCAGTATCAAATACGCCCTTGCGATCGACGCACTTGTCATGCTGATCTTTCAGGCCATCGAGGTGGACCATGAAGGTGAAGTAGGGCGATGGCTCAAACTTATCGAGAAATTTTTCGAGCAGAATGCCATTCGTACAAAGGTAGACATATTTCTTGCGTGCCACTAGACCTTGCACAATTTCATCGATCTGCGGGTGCAATAGCGGCTCGCCACCCGGAATCGAAACAACTGGCGCACCACATTCTTCAGCGGCTTTGAAACATTGCTCCGGCGTGAGATTTTGGACCAAAATTTCCTTCGGATGCTGAATTTTACCGCAGCCAGTGCAGGCGAGATTACAACGAAATAGTGGTTCGAGCATTAAGACCAGGGGAAAACGCTTTTTCCCGGTCAGTCGTTGCTTAACCAAATAGCTACCGATCGAAACGGCCTGCTGTAATTGAATACCCATTGATGCTTCTCCTCACAAGGACGATCCAGTGCCAGATGGCCAGACCCTTAACTTTAACGATACTAAACGTAACCATTTGATACGAACCAATTTACCGCATCTTGCAAAGCAACCGCCACTGGGGTTTGGGGTAACCCGAGGGTAGCAATTGCTTTACTCGGGTCGTAATACATCTTTTGACGGGACATCCGCACGCCATCGATCGGCACATCCGGCGTTTTACCCAAGCGGGCCAACAGCATCTCATCCACCCCAGCCACCGCGAGGGGAATCCAAACCGGGATTGCGGTTTTGGGCGCGGGCGTACCGGTGATTTCTGCTAACATATCCAGCATTTGTTTCAGCGAAACATTTTGGTTACCGAGGATATAACGTTCGCCAGTTTGGCCTTTTTGGAGCGCGAGGAGATGCCCCATCGCGACGTCTTCAACGTGAATCAGATTCAGACCTGTATCCACATAGGCCGGCATTTTACGCTTGAGGAAACGCAGGATCGTATCGCCAGTGGGGGTCGGTTTGATGTCATAGGGACCGATCGGCGTCGAGGGGTTCACAATCACAATATCTTGCCCGGCGGCGATCGCGTTGTGGGCTTCCTGCTCCGCCCAATATTTCGACTGCTTATAAGCACCAATCAATTTGTGCGGGGGCGACTGATAGGTTTCGTCTGCCGATCGCCCTTGCCCCAAAACCCCGATCGCCGCCACCGAGCTGGTGTAAACCGTGCGCTTGATCCCCGCCTGCTGGGCCGCCGCCAAGATATTCCGGGTACCGAGGACATTGATCTGATGGAGTCGGTCTTTTTCGGTCCGCCACAGCGAATAATGCGCCGCCACATGAAATAGATAATCACAGCCTTGAAGATGGGTCGCAATCTGCGGATCATTCAGATCGCTGGTGATCCACTCAACATCTAACCCCCGCAAATTATCGCGGGGACTCTGGGGACGGGCTAACGCCTTGACTACAAAGTTCTGCTTAAGCAGTAAACGCACTAGATTCGCCCCGACAAATCCAGTCCCACCCGTGACAAAGGCTTTTACCAAACTACGCCCCCTCAGATTTCCCTGTTGCTTTTCGTAATAGCCAATTTAAACGATCGCGAAGTTTCACTACAGCCTGCATCGGGGATCGCGCGATTTCCACGGTTATTCATAAAATTTAGGAGCGTGTTGCGATGTTAACTCGCAGGACTCGTCTCAGCATCGGAATTGCACGTTTCTCATCGTCAACACTGGCATCCTCACTAAATGGAGTTTGGCTTATGGCTCGATCGCAATCGACTGTCATAATTGAAGGATTAACAATCACCACGATTATTGCCGCGTTTGTGGGCAGCTACCCGACGATTGTCCATCCCGCGCCAGCGCCAATCCAATCCTATTCCACAAAAGCCCAGGATTTAGCCGGGCTGACACCGCAAATTAATGCCATTGGAGGTGAGGCGGAACAGCTGATTGTGCAGCCACGTACAACCATCACACAAGCCCAAACCACCAGTATTTTCTTCCGTCCCGCCGCACCACGCACCTTTTATCCCGGAACGTTATCACCTTTGCCAGAAGATATTTTCCGCACGGATCAGTTACCCAATGCACTGAAGCTGATTGAAACGCCAATTCAGTCGGGTAAATCAGTTTGGGATTAGTTGTATTAGTCCCGCAAGGGGCAGAATATCAGGCAGTACAACGCGGGTTGCGCCAAGTGCCGCAGGCCGATCGAGACATTGCCAATCTGGACATAGTGGCCATACCGGCAGGGCTACAACCGATACGCAATTTTCTGGACAGACAACCAGACAATAGCGTTGTGAGATCGGCGATCCGCGTGCTGGTCATGGGGTTATGTGGCAGTCTCGATCCGGCTTTAGCCGTTGGTGATGCGGTGATGTATCAAAGTTGCCAAGATTCATCACAATCGGTTTGGCAATGTGACACGGAAATTTCTAGCAACGCTAAGCGGGTGAAAGGAGTTTGCAGCGATCGCCTCATCGCCACCGCTGCAGATAAGCAATTATTGCGGGCGCAGTCGGGTTGTGATGTCGTCGATATGGAAGGTACGGCGATTCTAGAATTTTTCGACTCCCGCAAGATTCCAGTGACCGTTTTACGGGTCGTGAGCGATAACGCCACAGGTGATATTCCAGATTTATCGGGGGCGATCGATCGTGATGGCAATTTGCAATCAGTCCCGTTGGCGATCGGGCTCATCCGATCACCGCTCAAAGGATTACGCTTGATTCGGGGTGCACTGCGCGGGTTAAAAGCCTTAACACAATTGGCTGCAACAGTTGTCGCAAACCTTGAACGGTGAACAAAGGCAAAGATCAGCACTAGCTCAAGCCGTATCGCTCATGGCTTAAGCCGGTGCTGATCTTGAATGTATGCCAGCCTCTACTGAATGGTGATGCTTTATCCTGATTATTTCAAATCAAGCAATCCCTGCTCCTTGAGCTTTGGCTGAAATCGAATCTCTTCCTGGACGCCACGCGCTTTAATCTGCTCCATAATCCCCGCTTCAATACGACGAGCCACATTTTTTACCGCTTTGGTACGCATTACATCATCCAACAGGGGATTCGCCAATTTTTCCTGTTCTTCCGGTGTCATCAACCCCTCAACTTGAATCGGCTCATTCCAGATCGCCGTGTCATCACTATTCCCGATCGGCACCGCCCCATTTTCCGCAATCCAGGCATTGCGAGTGTTTTCCAGGATTGTCCGATTGGGCCGATCGATAGTTTGGACCTTAACGCCGTAGCAATATTCCGGGCGGCGGACGAGATGCTGCTTTAAGCTCAAGAACACATCACGCGAATAGCCTACATACTGCAATGCATCTTGCTGGTCAAAAATTGCATAGATCCCAACTTTTCCTTGAAAGATATGCGGTAATTTACCCGCCGCATCAATGTAGGGAAAATGCTCAAGGCTCGCGAGACTGGGAATGTCGGCTTGGACGTTCATGATGTGATTTATGCGATCGCAGTAATATTCAGCAAAGTTGTAATTCAGCGCAATTGCACCAGAGCAAAGCCAATCGCACTACACATGGCGGTAAACCGCGCAAAGACGACTGGGTTTGAAAATTTTGGCTTGGAACATGAAATGAGGTGGCACATTGACGATCGTATGGTCCGCCGAATCATGAAATTTCTCAAATTCAGCAGGCATCCCCTTCGGCGTATCCGTGCTGTAGGGTACGGGTTGAAATAATAAGCCGGTAAATTCGACTTGCTCCGCCTGACTCGCCCATGCGAGGCGCTGCAAAAATGCTTCGCTGATGAGCAACTCAAAGAGGGCCTGTTTCGCTTCCGGACTGAGCGAAAATTGGCCGTCATATGTCTCAATGATTTTGAGTCCCATTCTATCCCTTCCAAATTCACACTTTTGCAGCTGTGATTGAGATCGTAGTCGGATAAACCGATCAACTGGAATAACTTCCCCTAAATTTTAGGAATGACCAAAATTGGCGACAAAAAGGTGAAGTATCGTTGAGGTCACAAGGCTAGCTTGAATCCATCAACTGAGCTTTAGCCAATAAACTTAGTCAGATTACGCGGCGCATCAATCGCCAACCCCCGGTTTTTCGCCATATAATAAGCAACGAGTTGCAGCGGAATCACTGTCAGCAGAGGCGATAGCAGCTCATCAATATCCGTGATCGGCAACACCGCATCAAACAAATCGGCATCGTATACGGCACTCTCAGTCGTAATGCCAATTAGGTAAGCACCATAGGACTTAACCCGTTTAGCTTCGGTGATTGTTTTGTCATAGGTGGCACTGCCGGGAATGGCGATCGTAATCACTGGAAAACCCGACTCAATAATGGCAATTGGCCCATGCATAAAGTCACCGGACGAGAGCCCCTCAGCATGGAGATACACCGTTTCTTTGAGTTTCAAGGCACCTTCAAGGGCAATCGCCGTATTAATCCCAGAGCCTAAGAGAATCAACCGATCGGCGGCCACCAATTTCTGTGCCACTTGCTGACAAGCAACCTCAGTCTGGTTAAGGGTTGTTTGGATTTGTTGCGGAATTTGGGCGATTTTTGATTGGAGCACGATCGTCTGTGGCACATTCCGGTTTGCCCGATCGTGCCAAGCTAGGGCCACTCGCAGGAGCAGTAATAGTTGGCCCAGAAAAGTCTTGGTCGCCGCTACCGCTTTCTCTTCACCAGCGTGCGTTTGCAGCGTATAGCTCGCGAGTTCGTGTAGGCGCGTTTTAGAGCCATTGGTAATTCCCCATTTGGGTGCGGTGGGAAAGCGCTGCGCGACATCAATCACATCGCGGGTTTGCCCCGACTGACTCAGCAGATAGATCAGGCTTTTCGGCGGCACTTGCACTGGATAACCGTCCGCGGCATCTTCCAGATGGGCCGGAATTTGCAGTAATGTCTGCCACCACGATCGACCCACCATTCCCGCATGGCGGCTTGTCCCGCAGGCGCTAAAAATTACCCGATCGACATCCGGCAACGGCGGCATCGGCAAATCCATCGCCAAGCAACGCTCTGCTACGCTCGGCTGCTCAAAAATATTGGCCAACATTTGCGATGAATCGCCCACGGTCTGCACTTCCTAAATTTTCCAAAAACTCGATCGTGGGCGCGGGTCGCAAGGCCGCGGACAGAATTAACGGCTAACCACAATCACCAGTTAGTTGACCAAGCAACTAGTCAACCAACGCAATGCAATCAATTTCGACCAAAACATCCTTTGGCAATCGCGCGACTTCCACGCAGGCACGCGCCGGTGCTGACGCTTCATCAAAATATTTGGCATAAACGGCATTGACCGTGGCAAAGTCATTCATATCCTTGAGAAAGACTTGCGTTTTGATCACCTGTGAGAAATTACTCCCACCGGCTTGCAAAACCGCTTGCAGATTAGTCATCACCTGCTCAGTTTGCTGCACGACATCCCCTTCTCCAACCAGCGCACCAGTTTGCGGATCAAGCGCAATTTGTCCCGACAGAAACAGCATTTGGCCGCTGGCAGCAATCGCCTGGTTATAGGGCCCAACGGGAGCTGGAGCATCCTTCGTTTGAATAACGGTTCGAGACATGATGAATTTTGCCAACTATAGAAATGGATCAGAATTTAGCAAGCCACGCGCTTGCCTTAAAGCCAGGAAGTCTACGCAAAGCCCTAAAACGAATTTATTTGCCCAGAATTGGCCGCTGTTGGTAATAGCGATATTTTAGGTAGTCAGCCACAATCTTGCCGTGGTCGAAACACAAATTTTTAGGAATCTCCCAAAGATTTAATACATGGGCTTGTTTCGCATCATCCCCGGCCTTGGGGGTGCCCGTGGCGGTGGCAATATACACCGTACTCAGCGTATGTTGGCGGGGATCACGATCCGGTGCGGAGTAAACCCCCAACAGTTCCACAAGTTCAATTTCGAGACCGATTTCTTCCATCGCTTCGCGTTTGCCAGCGGTTTCTGCGGATTCGCCATAGTCGATAAATCCACCGGGAATCGCCCAGCCCAAGGGTTCAAACATACGTTCAATCAAAATAATCGGGCGATCGGGACGATCAAGCATCTCGACGATAATATCGACCGTGGGCGCGGGATTGCGGTAAGCCATAACCAAATATTCAAAGTAAATCTGTGTTGATTCTAGGTGATCCGGGAGGCTAGTCGGTGCAGATCACTGATTGGTTTAAGTTACGGGTGAGTTTGTGTGAGTCAGCATTTGGGCAATCTAGAAATAATGTTCAGGTTTGTGTCACACCATTTCGTTGCCCTTTGCCCCGATGAAACTGATGCTGACACGATCGCTCCAACGGCAAAATCCTGAAACCATCCTCCAACGATATTGGGGCTATCCCAAATTTCGCGCCAATCAAGCCGACATTATTACCGCACTTGTGACGCGTCGGGATGCGTTAGTGGTAATGCCGACAGGGGGTGGAAAATCGATTTGTTTTCAAGTCCCAGCGCTTTTACATCCAGGCTTAACGATCGTCATTTCCCCCCTCGTTGCCTTGATGGAAGATCAGGTCCAGGCGTTGCAATCACGCGGAATTCCGGCGGCAACCTTACATTATCAAATGGCCAAGTCCGATCGCCGCGATACGTTGTGGAAACTCGAACAGCAGCGCCTGAAGTTACTGTACATTTCACCCGAGACACTATTAAGTCAGCCAGTCTGGCAGCGACTCTGTCAAAACGATTTACGGATTTCCAGTTTGGTTGTAGATGAAGCCCATTGTTTATCGCAGTGGGGCGATAGTTTCCGGCCAACTTATTTGCGATTAGGGGCCGTGCGATCGGCGCTACTACAGCACAAACCACCAGGCACCAAAATCAATCTTGCCGCTTTTACCGCAACTGGGGATCTTGATGTCCAGCGATCGATTTGCCAAGGTTTACAACTGCAAAATCCCCAAGTATTTACCAGCTCACCCTACCGCCCAAATCTCCGACTTTCCGTGCAATACGTGTTCACGCCGCACCAACGTCAAACAAAACTCAAACGATTTATTCAAGAGCAAAATGGCACTTCTGGGATAGTTTATGTCCGGACTCGGAATGAGAGTGAACGGTTAGCCGCGTGGCTCCAAACAGAGGGATTTGCGGTTGCGGCCTACCATGCAGGCTTAATGA encodes the following:
- the hpnH gene encoding adenosyl-hopene transferase HpnH, which gives rise to MGIQLQQAVSIGSYLVKQRLTGKKRFPLVLMLEPLFRCNLACTGCGKIQHPKEILVQNLTPEQCFKAAEECGAPVVSIPGGEPLLHPQIDEIVQGLVARKKYVYLCTNGILLEKFLDKFEPSPYFTFMVHLDGLKDQHDKCVDRKGVFDTAIKAIKAAKAKGFAVNTNTTIFDGADPTEMQEFFDFLGELGIDGMQISPGYSYEWAPDQEHFLKREETRNLFRQILAPYKSGKKPKWNFNHNPLFLDFLTGEKDYECTPWGSPSYSVLGWQKPCYLLNEGYVDSFHELTESTDWSQYGRKSGNPQCQDCMVHCGYEPTAAVDAMAPSNMGKALGALFG
- the hpnA gene encoding hopanoid-associated sugar epimerase, encoding MVKAFVTGGTGFVGANLVRLLLKQNFVVKALARPQSPRDNLRGLDVEWITSDLNDPQIATHLQGCDYLFHVAAHYSLWRTEKDRLHQINVLGTRNILAAAQQAGIKRTVYTSSVAAIGVLGQGRSADETYQSPPHKLIGAYKQSKYWAEQEAHNAIAAGQDIVIVNPSTPIGPYDIKPTPTGDTILRFLKRKMPAYVDTGLNLIHVEDVAMGHLLALQKGQTGERYILGNQNVSLKQMLDMLAEITGTPAPKTAIPVWIPLAVAGVDEMLLARLGKTPDVPIDGVRMSRQKMYYDPSKAIATLGLPQTPVAVALQDAVNWFVSNGYV
- a CDS encoding phosphorylase family protein, with the protein product MGLVVLVPQGAEYQAVQRGLRQVPQADRDIANLDIVAIPAGLQPIRNFLDRQPDNSVVRSAIRVLVMGLCGSLDPALAVGDAVMYQSCQDSSQSVWQCDTEISSNAKRVKGVCSDRLIATAADKQLLRAQSGCDVVDMEGTAILEFFDSRKIPVTVLRVVSDNATGDIPDLSGAIDRDGNLQSVPLAIGLIRSPLKGLRLIRGALRGLKALTQLAATVVANLER
- a CDS encoding GIY-YIG nuclease family protein, encoding MNVQADIPSLASLEHFPYIDAAGKLPHIFQGKVGIYAIFDQQDALQYVGYSRDVFLSLKQHLVRRPEYCYGVKVQTIDRPNRTILENTRNAWIAENGAVPIGNSDDTAIWNEPIQVEGLMTPEEQEKLANPLLDDVMRTKAVKNVARRIEAGIMEQIKARGVQEEIRFQPKLKEQGLLDLK
- a CDS encoding SIS domain-containing protein, translated to MGDSSQMLANIFEQPSVAERCLAMDLPMPPLPDVDRVIFSACGTSRHAGMVGRSWWQTLLQIPAHLEDAADGYPVQVPPKSLIYLLSQSGQTRDVIDVAQRFPTAPKWGITNGSKTRLHELASYTLQTHAGEEKAVAATKTFLGQLLLLLRVALAWHDRANRNVPQTIVLQSKIAQIPQQIQTTLNQTEVACQQVAQKLVAADRLILLGSGINTAIALEGALKLKETVYLHAEGLSSGDFMHGPIAIIESGFPVITIAIPGSATYDKTITEAKRVKSYGAYLIGITTESAVYDADLFDAVLPITDIDELLSPLLTVIPLQLVAYYMAKNRGLAIDAPRNLTKFIG
- a CDS encoding RidA family protein, with product MSRTVIQTKDAPAPVGPYNQAIAASGQMLFLSGQIALDPQTGALVGEGDVVQQTEQVMTNLQAVLQAGGSNFSQVIKTQVFLKDMNDFATVNAVYAKYFDEASAPARACVEVARLPKDVLVEIDCIALVD
- a CDS encoding NUDIX hydrolase, which gives rise to MAYRNPAPTVDIIVEMLDRPDRPIILIERMFEPLGWAIPGGFIDYGESAETAGKREAMEEIGLEIELVELLGVYSAPDRDPRQHTLSTVYIATATGTPKAGDDAKQAHVLNLWEIPKNLCFDHGKIVADYLKYRYYQQRPILGK
- a CDS encoding RecQ family ATP-dependent DNA helicase; its protein translation is MKLMLTRSLQRQNPETILQRYWGYPKFRANQADIITALVTRRDALVVMPTGGGKSICFQVPALLHPGLTIVISPLVALMEDQVQALQSRGIPAATLHYQMAKSDRRDTLWKLEQQRLKLLYISPETLLSQPVWQRLCQNDLRISSLVVDEAHCLSQWGDSFRPTYLRLGAVRSALLQHKPPGTKINLAAFTATGDLDVQRSICQGLQLQNPQVFTSSPYRPNLRLSVQYVFTPHQRQTKLKRFIQEQNGTSGIVYVRTRNESERLAAWLQTEGFAVAAYHAGLMTQARRTIEQQWLNDKLQFVICTNAFGLGVDKSDVRWICHFHAPLELSEYLQEIGRAGRDGKVANTLLLASEPTGLLDSSDRKRWRYFEQQAQKQQKQAIKLLVQLPKCGDVTEISRQFPKTDLALAILQQQGNLVWYNPFEFEIHSTQIKQDKAGRSMPNMPNYLRAKGCRWRFLLAAFGVEDLAASWFCGKCDRCQKHGDS